CATTCCCTCTACGGGCATGTATCACCAGATTCGACACCGCATTGACCGCCACTGCCAGGGCGCTGGTGCCGATAGCCACATGCGGATCTTCCACTCCGACCACGTAGAGCATCAGTGGTACCGCCAGGATGGATCCGCCCCCGCCAACCACCCCGAGGACGAAGCCGACCAGGACGCCAGACAGGCCGCCCAGCACCCACTGCAGCAGAGATAGCGTTTCCATATGTCAGCCGCCGGACGCCGGTCCTTGCTGCAGCCGTGTTGCGATGGAGGAAAGGTCATAGCCTGCGTCCGAAGCAACAGACAGGACGTCGGCAAACGCCGCTCCATTGTGAACGACTTCCGACAGCGCCCAAAGCATCGCAGCACGGGTGCCGGTTCTGCAGTAGGCGGCAACAGGGCGCGGCAGCGCGTCGATCAACTTGGCAAAGGTCTTCACCTGATCATCGGTAATGACGCCAGGCACCACCGGGAGATAGGCAAACTGCATGCCCGCCTGGTGGCAGGCAGCCTGCAGCGCATGGTGACTGGGCTGCTCCGGCTGTTCGTCGTCGGGCCGGTTGCAGATCACGCTCGCAATGCCCTGCTCCTTCAGGGCTTCAATATTCCCTGGCAGGAGCTGGCCGGACACCTTGAGGCTGGCAGATAGTGGCTTGAGGTTCATGGTTGTCCCGTAGTTGTAGTGGGGCGATGAATGAGGCCATGCAGGAGCACACCAGCGATCATTGCCGTGGCGAAGATGATCGCGAAGGGCTGGCCGGTTCCCAGCAACGCAATGGCTGGGCCGGGGCACACGCCAGCCAGTCCCCAACCCAGGCCGAATATCGCCGCACCAATGACCAGGCGCCGATCGATGATGCGAAGGGTGGGAATGTGCAGCGATGCGGCAAGCAGTGGTGTTCCTCGGGCGCGTATCCACAGGTAGGCTGCGCCGGAAGGAATCAGTGCGCCCAGCATGACCAGGGCCAGGGAGGGGTCCCAGGCGTCGCTCACATCCAGGAAAGCAAGCACGCGGGCTGGGTTGGCCATATCGGATACGACCAGGCCCAATCCGAAGAGTGCGCCGCACAGGAACGCGGCAAGACGGATCATGCCGGGCCTCCGGTCGCAATCTGTACCAGGGTTGCCGTGGCCATGCCCACGAGCATGAACACGCAGGTCGCCACCACCGAACGCGGCGATGCCCGGCCTAGTCCGCAGACACCGTGCCCACTGGTACAGCCAGCGCCAAGGCGAGTTCCGTAACCCACCAGCAGTCCGGCAATCACCAATACCACTGCTCCGTTTGCGGAGAGCGCCGGCAGGGGTATGGGCCTGGCCACCATTGCCAAGCCTGACGCCAGGGCAAGTCCCGCCAGGAACAGGGCAGCACTGCTGCGTCCGCCGTCACCCGGCATGCCCAGTGTCCTGGCAAGCAGACCCGAGATGCCAGCAACGCGCCCGAGAAGGAGTAGATAGGCTCCGGCCGCTGTTCCGATCATGGCACCGCCAGCGAGCGGCCAATACCAGGCCAGATGAGAGAGCGTCATAGCAGGTCCACCGGCAGCTTGAGGTAGCGCACGCCGTTTTCTTCGGGTTCGGGCAGATGGCCGGCGCACATGTTGACCTGCACTGACGGCAGGATCAGCCGTGGCATCGGAAGCGTGGC
This portion of the Stenotrophomonas sp. WZN-1 genome encodes:
- a CDS encoding DUF6691 family protein, whose product is MIRLAAFLCGALFGLGLVVSDMANPARVLAFLDVSDAWDPSLALVMLGALIPSGAAYLWIRARGTPLLAASLHIPTLRIIDRRLVIGAAIFGLGWGLAGVCPGPAIALLGTGQPFAIIFATAMIAGVLLHGLIHRPTTTTGQP
- a CDS encoding TIGR01244 family sulfur transferase → MNLKPLSASLKVSGQLLPGNIEALKEQGIASVICNRPDDEQPEQPSHHALQAACHQAGMQFAYLPVVPGVITDDQVKTFAKLIDALPRPVAAYCRTGTRAAMLWALSEVVHNGAAFADVLSVASDAGYDLSSIATRLQQGPASGG